One stretch of Gammaproteobacteria bacterium DNA includes these proteins:
- a CDS encoding GMC family oxidoreductase codes for MSKINTEVLVIGAGLSGAVAALQLAKAGIEVTCLEQGQWNDPEDYPGNKADFELQAMGVWHANPNTRKAIADYAILDDSSDIKPMLYNGVGGSTILYSAHWMRFLPGDFQVRSLDGVGENWPISYQDLAPYYDLNDFDFGVSGIAGDPAYPDRPEYPLPPLPIQPWGERVAAAHHRLGWHWWPGSNAIASQPYRGRRPCVQRSTCRAGCNEGAKGSVDRTHWPDALAHGVQLITGACVSRILLNNKGLACGALYTDQGGETKTVNAQLVLLASHAIGSARLLLKSATPACPDGLANSSGQVGRNLMMHPLCRIIGFFDEPMMSWQGHWGQSIYSLEFAETRSEHDFVRGAKWNLSPSGGPLAAALYPLDESRCWGKDLHRRIDKWLGRSAVWGITAEDLPDSENRLTLDQDSRDADGDPNIRLHYRVSDNSKRMLDFMADRAVESFAAAGAYETSARKLVTDNGWHALGTCRMGSNPKTSVVDKWLRSHDIENLYIIDGSVFVTSSSVNPAATIAALARRTADHLIETRFKARVAAT; via the coding sequence ATGTCAAAGATCAACACAGAAGTGCTGGTTATCGGCGCCGGCTTATCCGGTGCGGTCGCCGCTTTACAACTGGCAAAGGCCGGCATCGAAGTGACTTGCCTGGAACAGGGTCAGTGGAACGACCCGGAAGACTATCCCGGCAACAAGGCTGATTTTGAACTTCAGGCCATGGGCGTATGGCATGCCAATCCCAATACCCGCAAAGCCATTGCCGACTATGCGATTCTGGACGATAGCAGCGACATCAAGCCGATGCTCTACAATGGCGTCGGCGGCAGCACCATTTTGTACAGCGCACACTGGATGCGCTTCCTGCCAGGAGACTTTCAGGTACGCTCGCTCGATGGGGTTGGCGAAAACTGGCCGATCAGCTACCAGGACCTCGCGCCATATTACGATCTCAATGATTTCGACTTCGGCGTTTCGGGTATCGCCGGTGATCCGGCCTATCCCGATCGTCCCGAGTATCCCCTGCCGCCTCTGCCGATACAACCCTGGGGAGAACGTGTCGCGGCGGCACATCACCGGCTCGGCTGGCACTGGTGGCCAGGGTCAAACGCGATTGCTTCCCAGCCTTACCGAGGCCGCCGTCCCTGCGTACAGCGATCGACATGCCGCGCGGGATGTAACGAGGGGGCCAAGGGGAGCGTCGATCGCACCCACTGGCCGGATGCGCTTGCCCACGGTGTGCAACTGATCACAGGTGCCTGCGTATCCCGAATTTTACTGAATAACAAAGGCCTTGCCTGCGGCGCCCTGTACACCGACCAGGGTGGCGAGACAAAAACGGTCAACGCCCAACTGGTTCTGCTCGCCAGCCACGCAATCGGCAGTGCCCGGCTGCTGCTGAAATCGGCAACGCCTGCCTGTCCCGACGGCCTGGCAAACAGTTCCGGTCAGGTCGGGCGCAATCTGATGATGCATCCACTGTGTCGAATCATCGGCTTTTTTGACGAGCCGATGATGAGCTGGCAGGGACACTGGGGACAGAGTATCTATTCACTGGAGTTCGCAGAAACCCGCTCCGAGCACGATTTCGTACGCGGTGCGAAGTGGAATCTTTCACCTTCCGGGGGTCCCCTGGCCGCCGCGCTCTACCCGCTCGACGAATCCCGTTGCTGGGGCAAGGACTTACACCGCCGCATCGATAAGTGGCTGGGACGTTCGGCAGTCTGGGGCATTACCGCGGAAGATCTGCCGGATTCCGAAAACCGGTTGACGCTGGATCAGGATTCTCGTGATGCCGACGGCGATCCCAATATACGCCTGCATTACCGGGTTTCTGACAATAGCAAACGCATGCTCGATTTCATGGCGGATCGCGCCGTTGAATCTTTCGCCGCTGCCGGCGCTTACGAAACCAGCGCGCGTAAACTTGTCACGGATAACGGCTGGCATGCCCTGGGTACCTGCCGAATGGGCAGCAACCCGAAAACCTCGGTGGTCGACAAGTGGCTGCGCAGCCACGACATCGAAAACCTTTACATCATCGACGGTAGCGTTTTTGTGACTTCGTCTTCGGTAAATCCCGCGGCAACCATCGCCGCGCTGGCACGACGCACGGCTGATCATCTCATCGAGACGAGATTTAAGGCCAGGGTTGCTGCGACATGA
- a CDS encoding ASCH domain-containing protein — MIGEKTPEVEAFWARVCEQHGISADSYHTRTFGDPKYAEYGDHVTQLAIDRVKRATAHLAMDFELNEVPRREAGDYWIILWENFKPACVLEIVNVELRPFKDVDAAFAAREGEGDGSLEYWKQCHEEYFKLQLGDWGKPWSEDLPVVLESFELVAVNEDATP; from the coding sequence ATGATTGGTGAAAAGACACCCGAAGTAGAAGCCTTCTGGGCGCGTGTTTGCGAACAGCACGGTATTTCAGCAGACAGCTATCATACGCGGACTTTTGGCGACCCGAAATACGCGGAGTATGGCGACCACGTAACCCAGTTGGCGATTGACCGGGTTAAGCGCGCAACGGCGCACCTGGCGATGGATTTCGAGCTGAACGAGGTTCCGCGGCGGGAAGCGGGAGATTACTGGATAATTCTCTGGGAAAACTTCAAACCCGCCTGTGTGCTTGAAATTGTCAATGTCGAGCTAAGACCATTCAAGGACGTGGATGCAGCATTTGCGGCGCGCGAGGGGGAGGGCGATGGCAGTCTCGAGTACTGGAAGCAATGTCACGAAGAATACTTCAAATTGCAGCTTGGTGACTGGGGCAAACCCTGGTCCGAAGATTTACCCGTGGTGCTCGAGTCATTCGAGCTGGTGGCGGTCAACGAGGATGCGACTCCCTAA
- a CDS encoding HDOD domain-containing protein, which translates to MTRTAELDIQPPVTLEQLIGQGQDLPSLPEIYLRVSEQLENESSTVQQIGDTVQNDPAITTRVLKMVNSAYYGMPNEVASVSQAVSLLGRERLKHILIGSVLRGVFSTQENPAFSMQVFWQHSIKTAIIARQLAIQLSAIKEPESMFTAGLLHDIGKLLLINKVPHRMLAVEEYMIQKRVDVLTAELSQVGVTHTAVGEALMDHWGLPQLLIDCARNHHEVVHDGANREATHLIYLANCLSTYVPPLDEQETQNILDDIENWDQGYATLEQIAYACQYAEDMVFEVMESLGMVALEIAND; encoded by the coding sequence ATGACGCGCACTGCCGAACTCGATATACAACCTCCCGTAACCCTCGAACAGCTGATTGGCCAGGGCCAGGATTTGCCCAGCCTGCCGGAAATTTATCTGCGTGTCTCCGAACAACTGGAAAACGAATCTAGTACCGTACAGCAGATCGGCGACACGGTACAAAATGATCCTGCGATAACGACGCGCGTGTTGAAAATGGTTAATAGCGCCTACTACGGTATGCCGAACGAGGTCGCCTCGGTTTCGCAGGCGGTTTCGTTACTCGGACGCGAAAGACTCAAGCATATCCTGATCGGTTCGGTACTGCGGGGCGTTTTCAGCACGCAGGAGAACCCGGCCTTCTCGATGCAGGTATTCTGGCAGCACAGCATAAAAACCGCGATCATCGCACGTCAGCTGGCAATACAACTCAGCGCAATCAAGGAACCTGAATCGATGTTTACCGCGGGCTTGCTGCATGACATTGGCAAGCTACTGCTGATTAACAAGGTACCGCATCGTATGCTGGCTGTGGAAGAGTACATGATTCAAAAACGGGTCGACGTATTAACCGCTGAACTGAGCCAGGTCGGCGTTACCCACACCGCCGTGGGTGAGGCCTTGATGGATCACTGGGGCCTGCCGCAATTGCTGATTGATTGCGCGCGTAATCACCACGAGGTGGTTCACGATGGTGCCAATCGCGAAGCCACCCACCTGATTTACCTGGCGAACTGCCTGAGTACCTATGTGCCACCCCTGGACGAACAGGAAACGCAGAATATACTCGACGATATCGAGAACTGGGACCAGGGATACGCAACCCTCGAGCAGATTGCATACGCATGCCAGTATGCCGAAGACATGGTATTCGAAGTCATGGAATCACTCGGTATGGTCGCGCTTGAAATCGCCAACGATTAG
- a CDS encoding isocitrate/isopropylmalate family dehydrogenase gives MSRVAVQIAVIKGDGIGVDITDAALAIVDAAVAKSAAICLDYREIYAGAAYFHETGHDIEEGGEQAAGKADAIFLGAIGLPEIRHRDGTEISPHLRLRDIYQLYAGVRPVKAYPNVPQPLADPRAGDIDLVILRESTEGLFYSAAVHGRSEIVNNEEVRDVLRITRATTEKLHRFGFELARKRKQGGSNGMLTCVDKANVFTSMAFFRQIYDEIALEFPDIQTDYNYVDAQALDLVRRPWDFDVLVTENMFGDILSDLAGGLVGGMGMAACAEIGESTALFQPAHGSAPDIMGQDTANPLAAILSGAMMLEYLADKAGEPTLAEASRLIETAVSSGFTESRIRPIEFGGDMGTRAITRELLALL, from the coding sequence ATGTCCCGGGTAGCTGTTCAAATTGCTGTAATCAAGGGTGATGGTATCGGTGTCGATATTACCGATGCGGCGCTTGCGATCGTCGACGCGGCAGTCGCGAAATCTGCTGCCATCTGCCTGGATTACCGCGAAATATATGCTGGTGCGGCATACTTCCATGAAACCGGACATGACATTGAGGAAGGAGGGGAGCAGGCCGCGGGGAAGGCGGACGCGATATTTCTCGGCGCGATTGGTCTGCCTGAGATCAGACACAGGGACGGTACCGAGATCTCACCCCATTTGCGCCTGCGCGATATCTACCAACTGTATGCCGGGGTGCGGCCGGTCAAGGCTTATCCGAATGTGCCGCAACCTCTTGCCGATCCACGCGCCGGGGATATAGACCTCGTCATATTGCGCGAATCCACGGAGGGTTTGTTTTATTCGGCGGCGGTACATGGCCGAAGTGAGATTGTTAATAACGAGGAGGTGCGCGATGTGTTGCGAATTACTCGCGCTACTACGGAGAAGTTGCATCGCTTCGGCTTCGAACTGGCGCGTAAACGTAAGCAGGGAGGCTCAAATGGTATGTTAACCTGCGTCGACAAGGCCAACGTGTTTACATCGATGGCGTTTTTCAGGCAGATCTACGATGAAATCGCGTTGGAATTTCCTGATATTCAAACCGATTATAACTACGTCGACGCGCAGGCACTCGACCTGGTTCGTCGGCCCTGGGACTTCGATGTGCTGGTTACCGAAAACATGTTTGGCGACATTCTCTCGGACCTTGCCGGTGGGCTGGTCGGTGGCATGGGGATGGCGGCCTGTGCCGAGATCGGAGAGTCTACCGCGTTGTTTCAACCCGCACACGGTAGCGCGCCCGATATCATGGGCCAGGATACTGCCAATCCGCTGGCCGCTATTTTAAGTGGTGCAATGATGCTGGAGTATCTGGCTGACAAAGCCGGGGAGCCGACGCTGGCAGAGGCATCACGCCTGATTGAAACCGCAGTCTCAAGTGGTTTTACCGAGTCACGAATCCGTCCGATCGAGTTTGGCGGTGATATGGGTACACGGGCGATCACCCGCGAGTTGTTGGCTCTTCTCTGA
- a CDS encoding metal-dependent hydrolase, whose protein sequence is MDPLTQGLLGGALALSVADKKESRLAAAIGFAAALPADADILIGASDDPLLNIEFHRHFTHSLIFIPIGALIVASIFWLLLRKRIGFKSTYFYALLGYGTSGLLDACTSYGTHLLWPFSDERIAWSIIAIIDPVFTLVLLIALILGFKYYKPGSARVGLALAGAYLLLGLWQHKNALESARELAAQRGHDVQRILVKPTLANLILWRSVYHSGDVFYVDAIRVGPDSIRFYPGGSARMFVPERDLPELPRASVLARDIERFYQLSNNFVVSDPGRDNVLIDIRYSMLPTSVTPMWGIELNLVSPTQHAKFRIYRDRSEDMRERFGAMLLGRDLPE, encoded by the coding sequence TTGGATCCGTTAACTCAGGGTTTGCTCGGTGGTGCGCTGGCGCTGTCGGTCGCAGACAAAAAAGAATCTCGCCTCGCAGCGGCGATTGGTTTTGCTGCCGCACTACCGGCAGATGCCGATATTCTGATCGGTGCCAGCGATGACCCGCTACTCAACATCGAGTTTCACCGGCATTTCACGCACTCATTGATCTTCATCCCCATCGGGGCGCTGATCGTCGCGTCGATATTCTGGCTGCTGCTGCGTAAGCGTATCGGGTTTAAAAGTACCTATTTCTATGCGTTGCTGGGTTATGGCACCAGTGGCCTGCTCGACGCTTGCACCAGCTACGGGACCCATTTGTTGTGGCCCTTCAGCGACGAACGGATTGCGTGGAGCATCATTGCAATCATCGATCCGGTGTTTACTCTGGTGCTGCTCATCGCACTGATCCTCGGCTTCAAGTACTACAAACCGGGCTCGGCCCGCGTCGGCCTGGCGCTCGCCGGCGCCTACCTGCTGCTTGGCCTGTGGCAGCATAAAAACGCGCTCGAATCCGCGCGGGAACTCGCCGCGCAGCGCGGCCACGACGTGCAGCGAATCCTGGTCAAACCGACGCTCGCGAACCTGATCCTGTGGCGCTCGGTTTACCACAGCGGCGATGTGTTTTACGTCGACGCAATTCGGGTCGGGCCGGACTCAATCCGATTTTACCCGGGCGGCTCGGCACGCATGTTCGTGCCTGAGAGGGATCTTCCCGAACTTCCGCGGGCCAGCGTACTCGCGCGTGACATTGAACGGTTTTACCAGCTTTCAAATAACTTCGTGGTGTCTGACCCCGGGCGTGACAACGTCCTGATCGACATTCGCTACTCGATGTTGCCAACCAGCGTCACACCGATGTGGGGCATCGAGCTCAACCTGGTGTCGCCCACACAACACGCGAAATTCAGGATTTATCGAGACCGATCTGAAGACATGCGGGAGAGGTTCGGCGCCATGCTACTGGGCCGTGATCTGCCGGAGTGA